The following are from one region of the Microtus ochrogaster isolate Prairie Vole_2 chromosome 17, MicOch1.0, whole genome shotgun sequence genome:
- the LOC101985433 gene encoding mitochondrial import inner membrane translocase subunit Tim8 A-like: MEASWSSPVSSLDAPDPQLQHFVEVETRKQRAQLLVHHMTELCWEKCMDKPGPKLDSRAEVCFVNCVERFIDTSQFILNRLEQIQKARPFFSESLSD, encoded by the coding sequence ATGGAGGCCTCGTGGTCTTCGCCGGTGAGCAGCCTGGACGCCCCAGACCCGCAACTGCAACATTTCGTGGAGGTGGAGACGCGGAAGCAGCGGGCGCAGCTGCTGGTCCATCACATGACTGAGCTGTGCTGGGAGAAGTGCATGGACAAACCCGGGCCCAAGCTGGACAGCCGGGCCGAGGTCTGTTTTGTGAACTGCGTCGAGCGCTTCATCGACACGAGCCAGTTCATCCTGAATCGACTGGAGCAGATCCAGAAGGCCCGGCCGTTCTTCTCGGAAAGCCTCTCGGACTGA